In Puntigrus tetrazona isolate hp1 chromosome 24, ASM1883169v1, whole genome shotgun sequence, a genomic segment contains:
- the zbtb14 gene encoding zinc finger and BTB domain-containing protein 14: protein MSETVKYVDDEHKTIFLKLLNEQRLEGEHCDIAVVVEDVKFRAHRCVLAACSNYFKKLFKKHEVDSSSVIEIDFIRSDIFEEVLNYMYTARISVKKKDVNLMMSSGQILGIRFLDKLCSQKRDMSPDEKNDPRNAKFPYDMVKMGLPAEDPPLSQDSDVQVLGDQDDAPSDDIVEEPQGNHDLDKSPNNALRVQEAILKELAQEEVHKVSCYDQEVEAMDGEPKELAAHTQTLSFAESMGDVKDEQPPGWTTAAADMKFEYLLYGHRDQLACQVCGKSFIDENRLRKHEKLHSADRPFVCEICTKAFTTQAHLKEHLKIHTGFKPYRCEACGKSFIRAPDLKKHERVHSNERPFSCQMCEKAFKHKSHLKDHERRHRGEKPFVCGSCTKAFAKASDLKRHENNMHSERKQLQSETEQLQAAAMAAEAEQQLESIACS, encoded by the coding sequence ATGTCCGAAACTGTGAAGTATGTGGACGATGAGCACAAGACCATCTTTCTAAAGCTACTGAACGAGCAGCGTTTGGAGGGCGAGCATTGCGACATCGCGGTGGTGGTGGAGGATGTGAAGTTCAGAGCGCATCGCTGTGTGTTGGCGGCGTGCAGCAACTACTTCAAGAAACTCTTCAAGAAACACGAAGTGGACAGCTCGTCCGTCATCGAGATTGACTTCATCCGCTCGGACATCTTCGAGGAGGTGCTGAATTACATGTACACCGCCAGGATCTCGGTGAAGAAGAAGGATGTCAACCTCATGATGTCCTCGGGACAGATCCTCGGCATACGCTTTTTAGACAAACTCTGCTCGCAGAAACGCGACATGTCACCCGACGAGAAAAACGACCCCAGGAATGCAAAGTTCCCGTACGACATGGTGAAAATGGGGCTTCCGGCGGAAGATCCTCCGCTGAGCCAAGACAGCGACGTCCAGGTGCTCGGAGACCAAGACGACGCTCCTTCGGACGACATCGTAGAGGAGCCTCAGGGCAATCACGATTTGGATAAATCGCCGAATAACGCGTTACGAGTGCAGGAGGCCATACTGAAGGAGCTCGCGCAAGAAGAAGTGCACAAAGTCAGCTGCTACGATCAAGAAGTGGAAGCGATGGATGGAGAACCTAAAGAGTTGGCGGCTCACACCCAAACGCTGTCGTTCGCCGAAAGCATGGGCGACGTTAAAGACGAGCAGCCGCCGGGGTGGACGACGGCCGCCGCCGACATGAAGTTCGAGTATCTGCTCTACGGCCATCGCGATCAGCTGGCGTGCCAGGTTTGCGGAAAGAGCTTCATCGACGAAAACCGCTTGAGGAAGCACGAGAAGCTGCACTCAGCCGACCGGCCCTTCGTCTGCGAGATCTGCACCAAAGCCTTCACCACTCAGGCGCATTTAAAGGAGCACCTGAAGATCCACACGGGCTTCAAGCCGTACCGCTGCGAGGCCTGCGGGAAGTCGTTCATCCGCGCGCCGGACCTGAAGAAGCACGAGCGCGTGCACAGCAACGAGCGGCCCTTCAGCTGCCAGATGTGCGAGAAGGCCTTCAAACACAAGTCGCACCTGAAGGACCACGAGCGACGCCACCGAGGAGAGAAGCCCTTCGTCTGCGGATCCTGCACCAAGGCCTTCGCCAAAGCGTCCGACTTGAAGAGACACGAGAACAACATGCACAGCGAGCGCAAGCAGCTGCAGAGCGAGACCGAGCAGCTCCAGGCCGCAGCCATGGCCGCCGAGGCCGAGCAGCAGCTGGAGTCCATCGCCTGCTCGTAA